In Urechidicola croceus, a single window of DNA contains:
- a CDS encoding serine hydrolase domain-containing protein → MKKTFKLFLLFLLLGLTYIVYTNYKKLNIISGFSAKMIASQVFVANRVQESVEQSENNFSPINSAKNIIDFKNKTVTSSFFGMKKRKAIYREGLGAVLVNKEYDENTPYLVPKRNKTPKNLPFPYGELPQNDTVFLNIDYNKLNKVVDNYFDKNNHQSTTNSLLIIYKNQIIAEKYADGFDKDTRILGWSMGKSLVSTVYGVMEQQGKVDRNEKAPIDTWKNDERSKITINNLLQMNSGLEWVEDYTKISDITKMLYLETDMAKSQIDKPLIGKPNESWNYSSGTSNLLSGILRQKFNSHQEYLDFWYTDFIDKIGMHSMIIETDLAGNYVASSYPWATTRDWAKYGLLYLNKGNWNGEQIINEDWIKYTVTPTNGSEGVYGAQFWLNAGGHLLDVPKDMFMADGYQGQRVMIIPSKDLVVVRFGVNYSQIDKLLAQRPVKANEKKEVVEFELGNIEYNNLLKDILETI, encoded by the coding sequence ATGAAAAAAACCTTTAAACTCTTTTTACTCTTCTTATTATTGGGTCTTACTTATATAGTATACACCAATTACAAAAAACTTAATATAATAAGTGGTTTTTCGGCTAAAATGATTGCTTCACAAGTATTTGTAGCTAATAGAGTTCAAGAATCGGTAGAACAATCCGAAAATAATTTTTCGCCTATTAATAGCGCTAAGAACATAATTGATTTTAAAAATAAAACAGTTACGTCATCGTTTTTTGGAATGAAAAAACGAAAAGCAATTTATAGAGAAGGTTTAGGAGCTGTTTTAGTAAACAAAGAGTACGATGAAAATACACCTTATTTAGTTCCTAAGAGAAATAAGACTCCAAAAAATTTGCCATTTCCTTATGGTGAATTGCCTCAAAATGATACTGTTTTTTTAAATATCGATTATAATAAATTGAATAAAGTTGTAGACAACTACTTTGATAAAAACAATCATCAAAGCACAACAAATTCTTTGTTAATTATATATAAAAATCAAATAATAGCCGAAAAATATGCCGATGGATTTGATAAAGACACGCGTATTTTAGGATGGTCCATGGGTAAAAGTCTGGTAAGTACTGTATATGGAGTTATGGAACAACAAGGGAAAGTTGATAGAAATGAAAAAGCTCCTATTGATACATGGAAAAATGATGAGCGTTCAAAAATCACAATTAATAATTTACTGCAAATGAATAGTGGTTTGGAGTGGGTAGAGGATTACACTAAGATTTCTGATATTACCAAGATGTTGTATCTAGAAACTGATATGGCAAAATCTCAAATTGACAAACCATTGATTGGAAAGCCAAATGAAAGTTGGAATTATTCTTCAGGTACATCTAATTTGTTATCTGGGATTTTAAGACAAAAGTTTAATTCACATCAAGAATATCTAGATTTTTGGTATACAGATTTTATTGATAAAATTGGTATGCATTCAATGATTATAGAAACAGATTTGGCTGGAAATTATGTAGCTTCCTCATATCCTTGGGCAACAACTCGAGATTGGGCAAAATATGGATTGCTATATTTGAACAAAGGTAATTGGAATGGAGAGCAAATCATAAATGAAGATTGGATTAAATATACAGTTACACCAACTAATGGTTCTGAAGGTGTGTATGGAGCACAGTTTTGGTTAAATGCAGGAGGGCACTTACTTGATGTACCAAAAGACATGTTTATGGCAGATGGTTATCAAGGCCAGCGAGTTATGATAATACCTTCTAAAGACTTAGTCGTTGTTAGGTTTGGTGTCAATTATAGTCAAATAGATAAATTATTAGCGCAAAGACCAGTAAAGGCAAATGAAAAAAAAGAAGTGGTTGAGTTTGAATTGGGTAATATAGAGTATAACAATTTATTAAAAGATATTTTGGAAACTATATAA
- the sufD gene encoding Fe-S cluster assembly protein SufD produces the protein MSLQDKLVSSFMVFENQGKLDLDSNVHDIRSEAISAFEKQGFPTKKDEEWKYTSLKSVLNHDYSVFPSKDSTIEFKDVKKYFVHEIDAYKVVFIDGVYSSYLSSTTHDGYDICLMSSAFKKPKYKKIIDKYFNKISDKNNSVTNLNTAFSIEGAFINIPKNVVLPKPIQILNFYTGSEKEILLQPRNLVVVGKNSQVQIIERHQSLSSNVVLTNTVTEIYADKSSIIDYYKIQNDDENASLIDNTYVQQKEHSVASVNVFSFGGKLTRNNIEFFHEGEHLESHINGISILDKKQHVDNHTLIHHKFPNCESFELFKGIYDESSTGVFNGKVIVDQEAQKTNAFQQNNNILIGDKATINAKPQLEIFADDVKCSHGCTIGQLDESALFYMQSRGIPPKEAKALLLYAFGNEVVEKIKIPELKTRITKLIANKLNVKLGFEM, from the coding sequence ATGTCATTACAAGATAAATTAGTATCGTCTTTTATGGTTTTTGAAAACCAAGGAAAATTAGATTTAGATTCAAATGTTCATGACATTCGTTCTGAAGCAATTTCTGCCTTTGAAAAACAAGGTTTTCCTACTAAAAAAGATGAAGAATGGAAATATACTTCACTTAAATCTGTCTTAAATCACGATTATAGTGTATTTCCATCAAAAGATTCTACAATTGAATTTAAAGATGTAAAAAAATACTTTGTACACGAAATAGACGCTTATAAAGTAGTTTTTATTGATGGTGTTTATAGTTCTTATTTATCGTCAACTACTCATGATGGATATGATATTTGCTTAATGTCATCGGCATTTAAAAAGCCTAAGTACAAAAAAATTATTGATAAGTATTTCAATAAAATTTCAGACAAAAATAATAGTGTTACCAACTTAAACACTGCTTTTTCAATTGAAGGTGCATTTATCAATATTCCAAAAAATGTTGTATTGCCAAAACCTATTCAAATTCTAAATTTTTATACTGGAAGTGAAAAAGAAATTTTATTACAACCAAGAAATTTAGTGGTTGTTGGCAAAAATTCTCAAGTTCAAATCATAGAGCGTCATCAGAGTTTAAGTAGTAATGTTGTACTTACCAATACTGTTACTGAAATTTATGCTGATAAAAGTTCAATCATAGATTACTATAAAATTCAAAATGATGATGAAAATGCTTCATTAATTGACAATACATATGTTCAACAAAAAGAACACAGTGTTGCATCAGTTAATGTCTTTTCATTTGGTGGAAAATTGACTCGTAATAATATTGAATTTTTTCACGAAGGAGAACATCTTGAATCTCACATCAATGGAATTTCAATTTTAGACAAAAAGCAACACGTAGATAACCATACTTTAATACATCATAAATTTCCAAATTGCGAAAGTTTTGAATTGTTTAAAGGTATTTATGATGAATCATCTACTGGTGTTTTTAATGGAAAAGTTATTGTAGATCAAGAAGCACAAAAAACAAATGCTTTTCAACAAAACAATAATATTTTAATTGGTGATAAAGCAACAATAAATGCAAAACCTCAATTAGAGATTTTTGCAGATGATGTGAAGTGTTCACATGGTTGTACTATCGGTCAATTAGATGAAAGTGCTTTATTTTATATGCAATCTCGTGGAATTCCACCTAAAGAGGCGAAAGCATTATTATTGTATGCATTTGGAAACGAAGTTGTGGAAAAAATTAAAATTCCAGAATTAAAAACAAGAATCACAAAGTTGATTGCCAATAAATTAAATGTGAAGTTAGGGTTTGAAATGTAA
- the sufC gene encoding Fe-S cluster assembly ATPase SufC, giving the protein MLKIENLHAGIEDKEILKGINLEIKAGEVHAIMGPNGSGKSTLSSVVAGNETYEVSEGSITLEGEDLLELSPDERAHKGIFMSFQYPVEIPGVSTTNFIKTAINAKRKALGFEDLPAKDMLKMIREKSELLEMDRKFLSRSLNEGFSGGEKKRNEIFQMAMLEPKLAILDETDSGLDIDALKIVANGVNKLRNKDNAVLVITHYQRLLDYIVPDFVHVLHNGKIVKSGGKELAYELEEKGYDWVKNL; this is encoded by the coding sequence ATGTTAAAAATAGAAAATTTACACGCAGGAATTGAGGATAAAGAAATCCTTAAAGGAATAAATCTTGAAATAAAAGCAGGTGAAGTTCATGCGATTATGGGGCCAAATGGTTCAGGAAAAAGTACTTTATCATCAGTAGTTGCAGGAAATGAAACGTATGAAGTTTCAGAAGGAAGTATAACTCTTGAAGGTGAAGACCTTTTAGAATTATCACCAGATGAACGTGCTCACAAAGGTATTTTTATGAGTTTTCAATATCCTGTTGAAATTCCAGGAGTAAGTACTACAAACTTCATTAAAACTGCAATCAATGCCAAACGTAAAGCATTAGGTTTTGAAGATCTTCCTGCAAAAGACATGCTAAAAATGATTCGAGAGAAATCAGAATTATTGGAAATGGATCGTAAGTTTTTATCTCGTTCATTAAACGAAGGCTTTTCAGGAGGTGAAAAGAAACGTAATGAAATTTTTCAAATGGCAATGCTAGAGCCTAAATTGGCAATCTTAGATGAAACAGATTCTGGATTAGATATTGACGCTTTGAAAATTGTTGCAAATGGAGTAAATAAATTGCGTAATAAAGATAACGCAGTTTTAGTAATTACGCACTATCAACGTTTGTTAGACTACATTGTTCCTGATTTCGTTCATGTGTTACACAATGGAAAAATTGTGAAATCTGGCGGTAAGGAATTGGCTTACGAGTTAGAAGAAAAAGGATACGATTGGGTTAAAAATTTATAA